From a region of the Thermosipho melanesiensis BI429 genome:
- the greA gene encoding transcription elongation factor GreA codes for MKKEVIYLTKEGYEKLKTELDNLKQKLMFEIAERIKEARELGDLSENSEYQEAKNEQGRIAARINELENMLSKAEVIEGLDTNVINIGNWVIIKNLETGEEKTIQIVTPHEADVFNNKISFESPIGRILVGKKVGEVVKIKAPKGVFKYQILGIKV; via the coding sequence ATGAAAAAAGAGGTAATTTATTTGACAAAAGAAGGGTATGAAAAACTCAAAACTGAACTTGATAATTTAAAACAAAAACTTATGTTTGAAATTGCAGAAAGGATAAAAGAAGCTAGAGAGTTAGGTGATTTATCTGAAAATTCAGAGTATCAAGAAGCAAAAAATGAACAAGGAAGAATTGCGGCGAGAATTAATGAACTTGAAAACATGCTTTCTAAAGCAGAGGTTATAGAAGGATTAGATACAAATGTAATAAATATCGGAAATTGGGTAATAATAAAAAATTTGGAAACAGGTGAAGAAAAAACTATTCAAATTGTCACACCACATGAAGCAGATGTATTTAACAATAAAATTAGCTTTGAATCGCCCATTGGAAGGATTTTGGTTGGGAAAAAAGTAGGAGAAGTGGTTAAAATAAAAGCACCCAAGGGTGTATTTAAATATCAAATTTTGGGAATAAAAGTTTAG
- the lysS gene encoding lysine--tRNA ligase: protein MLREFREQRIKEIEQLKRKNINPYPNRFDKTHTSEMIKKEFEGLNPGEVKDDVFVSTAGRIMSLRKHGKSAFFHIKDFYGRIQAYIRKDVVGEEAYEFFKEHIAIGDIVGVKGNVFKSKTGEITILIKEIKLLNKPLRPMPEKWHGIKDKEVLYRQRYVDMIANDDTLNRFKVRFEVIKLIRDFLNSKGFIEVETPILEYVTGGASARPFVTHLNVFDIEMYMRIATELYLKRFIVGGFEKVYELGKNFRNEGLSYKHHPEFTSIEIYQAYADYEDMMNLTEELFVYIVEKLFGTTKIKYQNVELDFSRPWRRIKMRDFIKEHLGVDILEDSMGRMMDVLEEHGVEVEIRDKGHMIEKLWDLVEDKVVQPTFLLEHPVEISPLAKKHREDPRVTERFELIIYGREMANAFSELNDPVDQYERFLKQVELREAGDEEAQMMDRDFVRALEYGMPPTGGLGIGIDRLVMLLTNSATIRDVIAFPLVRLKSFEEEELDIEGGSQE, encoded by the coding sequence TTGTTAAGGGAGTTTAGAGAGCAAAGAATAAAAGAAATTGAACAATTAAAAAGGAAAAACATAAACCCTTATCCGAATAGATTTGATAAAACTCATACTAGTGAAATGATAAAAAAGGAATTTGAAGGATTAAATCCAGGAGAGGTAAAAGATGATGTGTTTGTATCAACTGCGGGAAGAATAATGTCTTTAAGAAAACATGGTAAGAGTGCATTTTTCCACATAAAGGATTTTTACGGTAGGATACAAGCGTATATACGAAAAGATGTTGTTGGCGAAGAAGCTTATGAATTTTTTAAAGAACATATTGCAATTGGAGATATTGTAGGTGTTAAGGGGAATGTTTTTAAGAGTAAAACGGGTGAAATTACTATTTTAATTAAAGAGATAAAGCTTTTAAATAAGCCATTAAGACCAATGCCTGAAAAGTGGCATGGTATTAAGGATAAAGAGGTTTTGTATAGGCAAAGATATGTTGACATGATAGCAAACGATGATACATTAAATAGATTTAAAGTTAGATTTGAGGTTATAAAATTGATAAGGGATTTTTTGAATTCAAAAGGTTTTATAGAAGTTGAAACTCCAATTTTGGAATATGTAACAGGTGGTGCTTCTGCTAGGCCCTTTGTGACTCATTTAAATGTGTTTGACATTGAAATGTATATGAGAATAGCTACCGAGTTGTATTTAAAAAGGTTTATAGTAGGTGGTTTTGAAAAGGTTTATGAATTAGGTAAGAATTTCAGAAATGAAGGTTTGTCATATAAACATCATCCTGAGTTTACATCTATAGAAATTTATCAAGCGTATGCAGATTATGAGGATATGATGAACCTTACGGAAGAGTTGTTTGTGTATATAGTGGAAAAGTTGTTTGGTACTACAAAGATAAAATATCAAAATGTAGAATTGGATTTTTCAAGACCTTGGAGAAGGATTAAGATGAGAGACTTTATTAAGGAACATTTAGGCGTAGATATTTTAGAAGATTCAATGGGAAGAATGATGGATGTGTTGGAAGAACATGGTGTAGAAGTTGAAATAAGAGATAAGGGTCATATGATTGAGAAACTTTGGGATTTAGTTGAAGATAAGGTAGTTCAACCTACTTTTTTACTTGAACATCCTGTGGAAATTTCACCACTTGCAAAGAAACACAGGGAAGATCCACGTGTTACTGAGAGATTTGAGTTGATAATTTATGGCAGGGAAATGGCCAACGCATTTAGTGAGCTTAATGATCCAGTTGATCAGTATGAGAGGTTTTTAAAGCAAGTAGAGCTTAGAGAAGCAGGTGATGAAGAAGCTCAAATGATGGATAGGGATTTTGTTAGGGCTTTGGAGTATGGTATGCCACCAACTGGTGGGTTAGGGATAGGCATTGATAGGTTAGTAATGTTACTTACAAATTCAGCTACAATTAGGGATGTTATAGCATTTCCGTTGGTAAGGCTAAAATCTTTTGAAGAAGAAGAGCTAGATATAGAAGGGGGTTCGCAAGAATGA
- a CDS encoding peptidyl-prolyl cis-trans isomerase, with the protein MRKWFEKAHGAIIWTIAIAFVAGIVIWSLTSYFYSRKSKVEYSLDDTVAYLTKDGTALASDFWIFPWDLEQSYSQALTYYQITEVDPIFEEPMLKTSLLNDLIDTKTVLYYAEVNNIKPEKTEIDSAIEEQVKKVEENEKLLNYVNQKFGGIENYKKSIEPDIIRYLTINKVRKKVAKIDESEMKDYYEENRDDLIVKYDTADVDFVSFSNQASANNFINQALIKGFDQAATDLGLSVQNYPNFRRGIIAQEFEDVIFSSTNTLVGPVPLGSNYFVFKVNSFTSVDTFEKFSLSKGYQEVMSQLQGDRFRAEMEKFKNEENIGSVINSEIYQVWNDVLTNSGTSLLNVYKKLNEMIFDFNTDTVKDDIPSEIKAAFVVLVDKISSDASLVNNDILQDAEKEAKIVLESVYKDYPDSFVAVKKMRESFPDRKDIMYNYYTMLYSKIKPYIEYGMIQNIMNDFIDLYRGFTTLSEATDITLDQKAEVLYNLYEINKMLKDATTASRYLEKLKDATPDYMDFDAAFNELEFMKNATSTN; encoded by the coding sequence ATGAGAAAATGGTTTGAAAAAGCGCATGGTGCAATAATATGGACGATAGCTATTGCTTTTGTGGCAGGTATTGTTATATGGTCTTTAACTTCTTATTTTTATTCAAGAAAAAGTAAAGTGGAATATTCCTTGGATGATACTGTTGCTTATTTAACCAAAGATGGAACGGCGTTAGCATCTGATTTTTGGATTTTTCCTTGGGATTTAGAACAATCATATAGTCAGGCACTAACATATTATCAGATAACAGAGGTTGATCCCATATTTGAAGAACCAATGCTAAAGACTTCACTTTTAAACGATTTGATTGATACAAAAACAGTTTTATACTATGCAGAAGTTAATAATATTAAGCCCGAAAAGACAGAAATAGATTCAGCTATTGAGGAACAAGTGAAAAAGGTTGAAGAAAATGAGAAATTGCTAAATTACGTAAATCAAAAATTTGGAGGAATAGAAAATTACAAAAAAAGTATAGAACCAGATATTATTAGATATCTTACTATAAATAAAGTAAGGAAAAAGGTAGCAAAAATTGATGAGAGTGAAATGAAAGATTATTACGAAGAAAACAGAGATGACCTAATAGTTAAATATGATACTGCAGATGTTGATTTTGTAAGTTTTTCTAATCAGGCAAGTGCGAATAATTTTATTAATCAAGCTCTTATAAAAGGTTTTGATCAAGCTGCTACTGATTTAGGACTATCTGTGCAAAATTATCCAAATTTTAGGAGAGGAATAATTGCACAGGAATTTGAAGATGTTATTTTCTCAAGCACAAATACTTTGGTTGGTCCTGTTCCATTAGGAAGTAATTATTTCGTGTTTAAGGTGAATAGTTTTACTAGTGTTGACACCTTTGAAAAGTTTTCACTTTCAAAAGGTTATCAAGAGGTGATGAGTCAACTTCAAGGTGATAGGTTTAGGGCAGAGATGGAAAAGTTTAAAAATGAAGAAAACATAGGTTCAGTAATTAATAGTGAAATATATCAGGTATGGAACGATGTATTGACAAATTCTGGTACAAGTTTGTTGAATGTTTACAAAAAACTAAATGAAATGATTTTTGATTTTAATACCGACACGGTAAAAGATGATATTCCATCGGAAATAAAAGCGGCATTTGTGGTATTGGTTGATAAAATTTCTTCAGATGCTTCTTTGGTAAATAATGATATTTTACAAGATGCTGAAAAAGAAGCAAAAATTGTGTTAGAAAGTGTATACAAAGATTACCCCGATTCTTTTGTAGCAGTCAAGAAGATGAGGGAAAGTTTTCCGGACAGGAAAGATATAATGTATAATTATTATACGATGCTTTATTCTAAAATTAAACCTTATATTGAATATGGTATGATTCAAAATATAATGAATGATTTCATTGATTTGTATAGAGGTTTTACAACATTATCGGAAGCGACAGATATTACATTAGACCAAAAAGCAGAAGTGTTGTATAACTTATATGAAATAAACAAGATGTTAAAAGATGCAACAACTGCTTCAAGATATTTAGAAAAGTTAAAAGATGCTACACCAGATTATATGGATTTTGATGCGGCGTTTAATGAATTGGAATTTATGAAAAATGCAACTTCAACAAATTAA
- a CDS encoding S4 domain-containing protein, with product MRLDKFLKESRIIKRRTIAQQIAKNGKVFRNGYVLKPSSEVKMGDILDIFLKNRHIKVKVLSDKEYELIEEEKGEDL from the coding sequence TTGAGATTGGATAAATTTTTAAAGGAAAGTAGAATTATTAAACGTAGGACAATTGCACAACAAATTGCAAAAAATGGAAAAGTTTTTAGAAATGGATATGTACTTAAGCCTTCTTCTGAGGTGAAGATGGGAGATATTTTGGATATTTTTTTGAAAAATAGGCATATTAAGGTTAAAGTTTTAAGTGATAAAGAATATGAATTAATAGAAGAAGAAAAGGGGGAGGATTTATGA
- a CDS encoding GAF domain-containing protein, translated as MRNIVENHVEELLEILKYDKSQWQTVWDDLKNRFKVLKKLEEKFGKPDFENLERRKLDKFLNDFRVLANNKDSVATKIREHSNEFELQKEDFIVFLGFYPKEIDWIVMERKDTSIIFENIYSLWLKNKIDKISDAVFQSVVHFKNGEKEGNFYDKDEIFEEILMELNSVDDESYMRKACEILYDKIPYYNWVGFYMINDEGLLELYDFVGEPTEHVKIKIGEGICGQAANLKRTFIVQDVSKETNYLSCSPKVKSEIVVPIFNNSEVIGELDIDSHYISPFDLRDDQFLKKICIRVSEIWKNKY; from the coding sequence ATGAGAAACATTGTGGAAAATCATGTGGAAGAATTATTGGAGATTTTAAAATATGATAAATCACAGTGGCAAACTGTTTGGGATGATTTAAAGAATAGATTTAAGGTATTAAAAAAGCTAGAGGAAAAATTTGGAAAGCCGGATTTTGAAAATTTGGAGAGAAGAAAATTAGATAAGTTTTTAAATGATTTTAGAGTTTTAGCTAATAATAAGGATAGTGTGGCAACGAAGATTAGAGAACATTCAAATGAATTTGAATTACAAAAAGAAGATTTTATTGTATTTTTGGGATTCTATCCAAAAGAAATTGATTGGATTGTCATGGAAAGAAAAGATACTAGTATTATTTTTGAAAATATATATTCGCTATGGTTAAAAAATAAGATAGATAAAATTTCCGATGCAGTTTTTCAGTCTGTAGTACATTTTAAAAATGGAGAAAAAGAAGGAAATTTTTACGATAAGGATGAAATTTTCGAAGAGATTTTAATGGAATTAAATAGTGTTGACGATGAAAGTTATATGAGAAAAGCATGTGAAATTTTGTATGATAAGATCCCATACTATAATTGGGTAGGTTTTTATATGATAAATGATGAAGGATTACTTGAATTATACGATTTTGTTGGCGAGCCGACTGAACATGTAAAGATAAAAATCGGAGAGGGTATATGTGGCCAAGCTGCAAATTTAAAAAGAACATTTATTGTCCAGGATGTTTCAAAGGAAACAAATTATCTTTCTTGTAGCCCAAAGGTAAAAAGTGAGATAGTGGTTCCTATTTTTAATAATAGTGAAGTTATTGGTGAATTAGATATAGATAGTCATTATATTTCTCCATTTGATTTAAGGGACGATCAGTTTTTGAAAAAAATATGTATTAGGGTATCTGAGATTTGGAAAAATAAATATTAA
- a CDS encoding ABC transporter ATP-binding protein, translating into MNLIMRLLKYAKPYKFWFILAIVVVISLTFVTLLPPQIVRSAVNNYITNENLSTQERFSGIFKMAVYFLLSTTAIFVLEYVSIIITTFLGGKIVYDIRKDLYRHVLRLPMSFFDNHPSGQITTRIANDTQNVMEFFTSVVTSVFNDVFLLTGVIIMMLKVSKSLFVNISFVFPVLIVAMLLFRYFDLKAYRAVRTNISKVNAYLAEHIAGMPVVKLFNAEDFERREFDKVNKSLYDARIKQMYVFAVFRPTVSTLYRLAIAAIIWMGAKYIIAKTLNFGDLYAFVAYLELFMKPLEDLSEKYDVIQNTTASAEKIFTLMDENEEHFGKEDGKKVIEKGVVEFKNVWFRYTKDRWILKDINLKFEPGKLIAVVGETGAGKTSIMNLVNGMYRIQKGEILIDGVNLENYNIHCLRKNISAVPQDVVLFSGTLLDNVRLFHDEISEEKVIDALKGVYVWDLIERLPEGLNTKIIERGKGISAGERQLIALARSVLFDAKIFILDEATSNIDVQTEERIQKAVRELSQKKTVVMIAHRLATVVSADVIYVVHNGELVESGTHEELMKKKGVYYKLYEVQFVK; encoded by the coding sequence ATGAATTTGATAATGCGTTTGTTAAAATATGCAAAACCGTATAAGTTTTGGTTTATTTTAGCTATTGTGGTGGTGATATCACTTACTTTTGTGACTCTTCTACCACCGCAGATTGTTAGATCAGCTGTTAATAATTATATTACAAACGAAAATTTATCAACTCAAGAGAGATTTTCAGGAATTTTTAAAATGGCGGTCTATTTTTTGCTTTCCACTACTGCTATTTTTGTTTTGGAATATGTTTCTATAATCATTACAACATTTCTTGGGGGAAAAATAGTTTATGATATTAGGAAAGATTTATATCGTCATGTTTTAAGGCTTCCCATGTCATTTTTTGATAATCATCCAAGTGGACAGATAACTACAAGAATAGCAAATGATACGCAAAATGTAATGGAGTTCTTTACATCTGTTGTAACTAGTGTATTTAACGATGTATTCTTGCTAACAGGAGTAATAATAATGATGTTAAAGGTTAGTAAAAGTTTATTTGTAAACATTTCTTTTGTATTTCCTGTTTTAATAGTTGCTATGCTTTTATTTAGGTATTTTGACCTAAAAGCTTACAGGGCGGTTAGAACGAATATTTCTAAAGTAAATGCATATCTTGCGGAACATATTGCTGGGATGCCAGTTGTGAAGCTTTTTAACGCTGAAGATTTTGAAAGAAGAGAGTTTGATAAGGTAAATAAGTCCTTATATGATGCAAGAATAAAGCAAATGTATGTCTTTGCAGTTTTTAGGCCTACAGTAAGTACTTTATATAGATTGGCAATTGCTGCAATAATATGGATGGGAGCAAAGTATATAATTGCAAAAACTTTAAATTTCGGAGATTTATATGCATTTGTTGCATATTTAGAATTATTTATGAAACCTCTTGAAGATTTGTCTGAAAAATATGATGTTATCCAAAATACCACTGCTAGTGCAGAAAAGATATTTACTCTAATGGATGAAAATGAAGAACATTTTGGAAAAGAAGATGGGAAAAAGGTTATTGAGAAAGGAGTTGTGGAGTTTAAAAATGTTTGGTTTAGATATACAAAAGACAGATGGATTTTAAAAGATATAAACCTAAAATTTGAACCTGGAAAATTGATAGCAGTTGTTGGGGAGACTGGCGCAGGTAAGACTTCAATAATGAATTTGGTAAATGGAATGTATAGGATACAAAAAGGAGAGATATTGATAGATGGTGTGAATTTGGAAAACTATAATATACACTGTTTGAGGAAAAATATTTCGGCAGTTCCACAGGATGTTGTTCTATTTTCAGGTACTTTATTAGATAATGTAAGGTTATTTCATGATGAAATTTCTGAGGAAAAGGTTATTGATGCATTAAAAGGGGTTTATGTGTGGGATTTAATTGAAAGATTACCTGAGGGTTTAAATACAAAGATAATAGAAAGAGGGAAAGGCATTTCTGCAGGAGAAAGGCAGTTGATTGCGCTTGCACGTTCTGTACTTTTTGATGCGAAAATATTTATTTTGGATGAAGCAACAAGCAATATAGATGTCCAAACTGAGGAGAGAATACAAAAAGCTGTAAGGGAATTATCTCAAAAGAAGACAGTGGTAATGATAGCGCATAGACTTGCTACAGTTGTGAGTGCCGATGTTATTTATGTTGTACATAACGGAGAATTGGTTGAAAGTGGAACTCATGAAGAATTAATGAAGAAAAAAGGAGTATATTATAAGCTATATGAAGTGCAATTTGTAAAATAA
- a CDS encoding ABC transporter ATP-binding protein yields MEPILSVKNLHTWFYMEEGVVKAVNDVSFDLYEDEVVGIVGETGSGKSVTVKSIMRLIHKPGKIVSGEIIYRGRGKEEDILKLSRDEMSKIRGKEISMIFQDPLTSLNPLYTIGDQLTETIVRHQDVDRKTAWEIGIEMLRKVQIPEPEKRMFAYPFEFSGGMRQRAIIAIALSCNPKVLIADEPTTALDVTIQAQILELMKELQKEFRTGLLFITHDLGVIASMADRIIVMYGSRQMEIASAEDIFYKPFHPYTHMLLRAIPRLDKKQDKLEAIPGQPPRMIDVPNVCPFAPRCPRRLDKCSKELPELTEIEPGHFVRCFNPVLDKKESEAMKNE; encoded by the coding sequence TTGGAACCTATACTATCAGTAAAAAACTTACACACATGGTTTTATATGGAAGAGGGCGTTGTAAAAGCTGTTAACGATGTTTCTTTTGATTTGTATGAAGATGAAGTAGTTGGAATAGTTGGTGAAACTGGTTCTGGGAAGAGTGTTACGGTAAAATCTATTATGAGGCTTATTCACAAGCCAGGTAAAATTGTTTCGGGGGAGATTATTTATAGAGGAAGAGGAAAAGAGGAAGATATTTTAAAATTATCAAGAGATGAGATGTCGAAAATAAGAGGAAAAGAAATTAGTATGATATTCCAAGATCCTCTAACATCATTAAATCCCCTTTATACTATTGGAGATCAGTTAACCGAAACAATAGTTAGACATCAGGATGTCGATAGGAAAACCGCTTGGGAAATTGGGATTGAAATGCTTAGAAAAGTTCAGATTCCAGAACCTGAAAAAAGAATGTTTGCATATCCGTTTGAGTTTAGTGGTGGAATGAGACAGCGTGCAATTATTGCAATTGCTTTATCTTGTAATCCGAAAGTGTTGATTGCAGATGAGCCTACAACGGCTTTAGATGTTACAATTCAGGCTCAGATTCTTGAATTAATGAAAGAATTGCAAAAAGAATTTAGAACAGGTTTGTTATTTATTACTCATGATTTAGGTGTTATTGCTTCAATGGCTGATAGAATAATAGTGATGTATGGAAGTAGACAAATGGAAATTGCAAGTGCGGAAGATATTTTCTACAAGCCATTCCATCCATATACTCACATGTTATTACGTGCAATTCCAAGATTAGATAAGAAACAAGATAAGTTAGAAGCAATTCCTGGTCAACCTCCGAGAATGATAGATGTTCCTAATGTCTGTCCATTTGCTCCAAGATGTCCAAGAAGGCTTGATAAATGTTCGAAAGAATTACCAGAACTTACTGAAATTGAACCAGGGCATTTTGTGAGATGTTTTAATCCGGTATTAGATAAGAAAGAATCGGAGGCGATGAAAAATGAATGA
- a CDS encoding ABC transporter ATP-binding protein, whose protein sequence is MNEAVKTNPIIKIQNLKKYFPITKGFLVKKHVGDVKAVDDVSFEVHKKETFALVGESGCGKTTTARTMLRLIDPTSGRIEIFGKDISKLSRKELLPFRRKMQIVFQNPIGSLNPRMTIGQILTEPLLFHKIVKDKNEAYDRAVEVLRMVGLKPYHMDRYPHQFSGGQKQRIAIARALSVGPEILFLDEPTSALDVSVQAQIINLFLKFQEELNLTYIFISHDLSLVRFISDKVAVMYLGRIVEIGDVDEVFENPIHPYTKALLSASPIPDPKVEKSRKKIILSGNVPSPIARPSGCFFHPRCPYKTEKCEKEYPKMYKVSENHQVSCYLVEKEGV, encoded by the coding sequence ATGAATGAAGCAGTAAAAACTAATCCCATAATAAAAATACAGAATTTGAAAAAGTATTTTCCAATTACAAAAGGATTTCTTGTAAAGAAACACGTAGGGGATGTTAAGGCGGTTGATGATGTATCTTTTGAAGTTCACAAAAAAGAAACGTTTGCCCTGGTTGGGGAATCTGGGTGTGGTAAAACAACCACAGCAAGAACAATGTTGAGATTAATAGATCCTACAAGTGGAAGAATAGAAATTTTTGGAAAGGATATTTCAAAACTTAGTAGAAAAGAATTACTTCCATTCAGGAGGAAAATGCAAATAGTTTTCCAAAATCCAATAGGTTCGTTGAATCCAAGGATGACTATTGGTCAAATATTAACTGAACCGTTGTTGTTTCATAAAATAGTGAAAGATAAAAATGAAGCTTATGATAGAGCAGTTGAGGTATTGAGAATGGTCGGATTAAAGCCGTATCACATGGATAGATATCCTCACCAATTTAGTGGAGGACAAAAACAGAGAATTGCGATTGCTAGGGCACTTTCTGTAGGACCAGAGATTTTGTTCTTGGATGAACCAACTTCTGCTTTAGATGTTTCTGTTCAGGCACAAATTATAAATCTATTTTTGAAATTTCAAGAAGAGTTGAATTTAACTTATATATTTATTTCTCACGACTTGTCTTTAGTTAGGTTTATTAGTGATAAAGTGGCGGTTATGTATTTGGGTAGAATCGTTGAAATTGGAGACGTAGATGAGGTATTTGAAAATCCAATACATCCATATACAAAAGCTTTGTTGTCAGCATCACCAATTCCTGATCCAAAGGTAGAAAAAAGTAGAAAGAAAATTATATTAAGTGGAAATGTTCCGAGTCCAATTGCAAGGCCAAGTGGTTGTTTCTTCCATCCAAGATGTCCGTATAAGACGGAAAAGTGTGAAAAAGAATATCCAAAGATGTATAAAGTTTCTGAAAATCACCAGGTATCATGTTACCTGGTAGAAAAAGAGGGGGTGTGA
- a CDS encoding ABC transporter substrate-binding protein: MKKLAVFLVVLAVVLSFAAQLPYIGADANGKPGGQFVLGTLSGPKTVNDVAAKETSSTDVIDMFMGYGGTLIERHGVDMKFYPAIAENWEGPRLTADGGMEIIWHIRKGVKFSDGNPLTADDVVFTLNDIYTNPDIPSSMQDILKSTNGYLPKAEKIDDYTVRMYYPEPFRLAFRYLGGMYIFPKHIAEEYVKNGTFQEFWTVEAINEGKIVGLGPYIPVEYVPDQYVRFVKNPYYWKKDANGNQLPYFDEVIYKIISNQDAMRLAFENGEIDVYVPRGTEFAELKEKEKELNIVVTTAGPAYGTLFITFNWNTPDPVKRKWFRNEYFRKAVAHAIDKQSIIDTLYNGLAIPQWSPVSMSSPYYNEDVVTKYEFDLDLARAMLEMGGFSWDENGQLIDEDGNPVKFLLTTNAGNRVREGAANIIQDALKKLGMDVTFTPIDFNTLVQKLLNTGDWEAVIIGITGSDEPQGGANTWKIDGGLHFWNYSPEVAEYVDANDYYLSDWELEIDKIFKENVAILDEDIVKDYFARFQQLVSEHLPLIYTVNTLRLYAYKANLKNVKIGPLGGMTWNIYEEWKK, translated from the coding sequence ATGAAGAAACTTGCCGTATTTTTGGTTGTACTTGCAGTGGTATTATCTTTTGCTGCTCAACTTCCATATATTGGGGCAGATGCTAACGGTAAACCAGGTGGTCAGTTTGTGTTGGGAACATTAAGTGGTCCAAAAACTGTAAATGATGTGGCTGCTAAAGAAACTAGTTCTACCGATGTTATTGATATGTTTATGGGATATGGAGGTACATTGATTGAAAGACATGGTGTAGATATGAAGTTCTATCCTGCTATTGCTGAAAACTGGGAAGGTCCAAGGCTTACAGCAGATGGTGGTATGGAAATTATTTGGCACATTAGAAAAGGTGTAAAGTTCAGTGATGGTAACCCTTTAACAGCAGATGATGTAGTATTTACTTTAAATGATATTTATACAAATCCAGATATTCCAAGTTCTATGCAAGATATTTTAAAGAGTACAAATGGATATTTACCAAAGGCCGAAAAAATTGACGATTACACAGTAAGGATGTACTACCCAGAACCATTTAGACTTGCGTTTAGATATTTAGGTGGGATGTATATATTCCCAAAACATATTGCTGAAGAATACGTTAAAAACGGTACATTCCAGGAATTTTGGACAGTTGAAGCTATTAACGAAGGGAAAATTGTGGGGCTTGGTCCATATATTCCTGTAGAGTATGTTCCAGACCAATACGTAAGGTTTGTAAAAAATCCATACTATTGGAAAAAAGATGCAAATGGCAATCAACTACCATATTTTGATGAAGTAATTTATAAAATTATTTCCAATCAAGATGCAATGAGACTTGCATTTGAAAATGGAGAAATTGATGTATATGTACCAAGAGGAACGGAATTTGCAGAATTAAAAGAAAAAGAGAAGGAATTAAATATCGTAGTTACAACAGCAGGACCAGCTTATGGTACACTATTTATCACATTTAATTGGAATACACCAGATCCGGTAAAAAGAAAATGGTTTAGAAACGAATATTTTAGAAAAGCTGTTGCACATGCTATAGACAAACAATCAATTATCGATACTCTTTACAACGGTCTTGCAATTCCACAATGGTCACCAGTATCAATGAGTTCCCCATATTACAATGAAGATGTAGTAACAAAATATGAATTCGATCTTGACCTTGCAAGAGCAATGCTTGAAATGGGCGGCTTTAGTTGGGACGAAAATGGACAACTTATCGACGAAGATGGAAATCCAGTTAAATTCTTACTTACAACAAATGCAGGGAACAGAGTGAGAGAGGGTGCTGCAAATATTATTCAAGATGCTTTGAAGAAACTTGGAATGGATGTAACATTTACACCAATCGATTTCAATACTTTGGTACAAAAATTGTTGAATACAGGTGATTGGGAGGCAGTAATTATTGGTATAACTGGTAGTGATGAACCACAAGGTGGAGCAAACACATGGAAAATTGACGGAGGATTACATTTCTGGAACTATTCACCAGAAGTTGCAGAATATGTTGATGCAAATGATTACTACTTGTCAGATTGGGAGCTTGAAATTGATAAGATATTTAAAGAAAATGTAGCAATATTGGATGAAGATATTGTAAAAGACTACTTTGCTAGATTCCAACAATTAGTATCCGAACACTTACCATTAATTTACACGGTTAATACATTGAGACTATATGCTTACAAGGCAAACTTGAAAAATGTGAAGATAGGTCCACTTGGTGGAATGACGTGGAACATTTATGAGGAATGGAAGAAATAA